One Spinacia oleracea cultivar Varoflay chromosome 4, BTI_SOV_V1, whole genome shotgun sequence DNA segment encodes these proteins:
- the LOC110777650 gene encoding uncharacterized protein isoform X1, with product MRLWLPLSLPLLRSDSPEDHNSYFGLFTSFPSSVGLLGTARSLQSDLNQIAETADTSTPEGLNYVLTESMLALLRHPDYCISAYSYVFNTPRERPLTKEVIHEVRDK from the exons ATGCGGTTGTGGCTGCCACTGTCGCTTCCCCTCCTTCGTTCCGATTCGCCGGAGGATCACAACTCATACTTCGGGCTCTTCACTTCATTTCCATCATCA GTCGGACTTTTGGGCACGGCACGGTCACTTCAAAGTGATCTCAATCAGATTGCTGAAACTGCTGATACATCAACCCCAGAGGGTCTAAATTATGTTTTAACTG AATCGATGCTGGCTTTGCTTCGGCACCCTGATTATTGCATATCAGCCTATTCATAT GTTTTCAATACTCCAAGAGAGAGGCCCTTAACCAAAGAGGTGATacatgaagttcgagacaagtga
- the LOC110777650 gene encoding uncharacterized protein isoform X2: MLRLDGSYATKVGLLGTARSLQSDLNQIAETADTSTPEGLNYVLTESMLALLRHPDYCISAYSYVFNTPRERPLTKEVIHEVRDK; the protein is encoded by the exons ATGCTAAGGCTTGACGGTTCATACGCCACTAAG GTCGGACTTTTGGGCACGGCACGGTCACTTCAAAGTGATCTCAATCAGATTGCTGAAACTGCTGATACATCAACCCCAGAGGGTCTAAATTATGTTTTAACTG AATCGATGCTGGCTTTGCTTCGGCACCCTGATTATTGCATATCAGCCTATTCATAT GTTTTCAATACTCCAAGAGAGAGGCCCTTAACCAAAGAGGTGATacatgaagttcgagacaagtga
- the LOC110777650 gene encoding uncharacterized protein isoform X3: MIYKVGLLGTARSLQSDLNQIAETADTSTPEGLNYVLTESMLALLRHPDYCISAYSYVFNTPRERPLTKEVIHEVRDK; encoded by the exons ATGATTTACAAG GTCGGACTTTTGGGCACGGCACGGTCACTTCAAAGTGATCTCAATCAGATTGCTGAAACTGCTGATACATCAACCCCAGAGGGTCTAAATTATGTTTTAACTG AATCGATGCTGGCTTTGCTTCGGCACCCTGATTATTGCATATCAGCCTATTCATAT GTTTTCAATACTCCAAGAGAGAGGCCCTTAACCAAAGAGGTGATacatgaagttcgagacaagtga